The Marinomonas sp. CT5 genome contains the following window.
CGCTTGCCATCAGGATAGGACGTTTTGTAGGCATGCTTAACAATCAGTGCCTTGCCGTCTTCGTAACCAAATGCCATTAAATGACTGGTATCCGATTCCACAGCAAACGCGGTCACTTTCTCAGTACGAGGATTTTTTACCGTGTTGATGACATGACCATCGGCAACAGAGAAGAAGACAATACTGCCATTGCTTGCCACTCGCATGCCGACTTCAGCTTGTTCTTCTGTCGTTAAGTAGAGACTGTCGCCTTGATCCTGCGCAGGCAATGAATAGCTTGCCTCCAGATCAACACTGGCGCTAGAAAACAATGGCGCCACTTCATACAGTAAATAGAAGCAAATTAGAAGTACAGCCAGTATGACACTGCTACCTCCAACGGCAATACCCATCCCAGCCATACGGTCTTTCAGGGCGCGAATTTTTCGATGACGCTTTAAAGCTGGCGTATTGAAATCCAGTTCAGGCATCTGATGGTCAGTTGATTTAGTCATCCGCTTTCATCTTTGTTGTGTGACGTTTTTATGTGACAGTAGTGTGACACCCATATATGACAGTAGTGTGACAGGCTACGAAACAAAGAAAATAGGAGAGCATTTCGGCCCTCCTATTTTAAGTATCTCATTCGTAGCTCACTACAGCGTTACTTAGTTAATACCTAAATCTTTCAAGTATTTAGTAGCCACTTTAGCTGGTAGAGGAACGTAGCCATCTTTTACAACAACCTGTTGGCCCATTTTAGACAGAACCATTTTTATGAATTCACGTTGTAGTGGTGCAAGCGGCTTATTAGGCGCTTTGTTTACGTAAACGTATAGGAAGCGAGACAATGGGTATTTACCTGTTGCCGCGTTTTCAACCGTTGCATCGATGAATTTACCACCTTCTTTCTTGGTCAAAGGTACAGCACGTACAGAAGAGGTTTTGTAACCGATACCAGAGTAACCAATACCGTTAAGAGAAGTAGAAACAGACTGAACAACAGAAGCCGATCCTGGTTGCTCGTTTACACTGTTTTTGTAGTCACCTTTGAAAAGTGCGTGCTCTTTAAAGTAACCGTAAGTGCCAGACACAGAGTTACGACCAAACAATTGAATGTCACGGTTCGCCCAAGCGCCAGTCAAACCTGCTTTACCCCAAGTCGTGATGTCTTCTTTATGACCACCTTTACGAGTAGAAGAGAAAATCGCATCGACTTCAGGAAGAGACAAACCTTTGATTGGGTTATCTTTGTGTACAAAAACCGCTAGAGCATCGATCGCCACTGGAATAGCGGTTGGCTTGTAACCGTATTTTTTCTCAAACGCAGCCACTTCTTTGTCTTTCATCATACGAGACATAGGACCGAAGTTAGACGTACCTTCTGTCAACGCTGGTGGCGCAGTAGAAGAACCAGCTGCTTGAATTTGAATGTTTACATTTGGGTATAAACGTTTGAAATCTTCCGCCCACAATGTCATTAGATTTGCTAGGGTGTCAGAGCCAACACTTGAAATATTGCCAGAAACGCCACTTGCTTTGCTGTAAGACATCAAATTTGAATCAACATCTGCAAAAGCGTTAACAGAAACGCCTACTGCCGCTGTCATCGCTAAACCTGCAACTAGTTTTTTCATCACATAAACCTCAGTGGTTGTAGTCAAATATTTATGAGCAACTGCCCATAGCTCGTTCGATGTTTTGTACTATAGAAAAGTTATGTGACAAAAATGTTAAACAATGAAATATTTCAAAAAAATTTTATTCCGCTTTACCAAAGCCAACAGATTCGCGGCCTAGAATGGCAACCCACCTCTTCTCATTCTGTATTTTCCTTTTTCATACCAAAAAAGCCGCTTAATTACCGTTAAATCACCTCTA
Protein-coding sequences here:
- a CDS encoding phosphate ABC transporter substrate-binding protein PstS family protein, which gives rise to MKKLVAGLAMTAAVGVSVNAFADVDSNLMSYSKASGVSGNISSVGSDTLANLMTLWAEDFKRLYPNVNIQIQAAGSSTAPPALTEGTSNFGPMSRMMKDKEVAAFEKKYGYKPTAIPVAIDALAVFVHKDNPIKGLSLPEVDAIFSSTRKGGHKEDITTWGKAGLTGAWANRDIQLFGRNSVSGTYGYFKEHALFKGDYKNSVNEQPGSASVVQSVSTSLNGIGYSGIGYKTSSVRAVPLTKKEGGKFIDATVENAATGKYPLSRFLYVYVNKAPNKPLAPLQREFIKMVLSKMGQQVVVKDGYVPLPAKVATKYLKDLGIN